CTGGAGCGCGGCAACAGCGCCCTGCACTAACCCTTCTTGTCCCAAGGCAGGCGCGCAGCAACGGAAAACGTAGCTGCTGACGATGGATTGTCTGCGGCCGTAGTTATCCGGCGCGATCGGAACGATAGAAAATCGATCAGATATCGCGGCCTTCGACCTTCTCGCTCAGGGTCTTGACCAGTTCCGGCACCTTCTCGAGATGCGGGTTGATCGCGAGCGCCTTGCGGAAGGCGTCGAGCGCGCGCCTTTCGTCGCCGATGTCCTGCATGATCATGCCGAGCCCGGCCAGCGCGCCGAAATGGCGGGGCTCGCGGACCAGGACCTGCTCGATATCCTGCAGCGAATGGGCGTAATCGTTCTTGAGATAGTACAGCGTCGCACGCCGGTTCCATCCCTCGACGTAATCCGGGCGCAGCTTGACCACGGAGTCGAGCAGCTTCAGCGCGACGTCGGTCTGCTGGGCATCCATCGCGGCCTTGGCGCGCATCATCAGGAGCGCCGCCGTATCGCTCGGGGTCTGCATCCACAGCGCCCAGATCCGCGCCTCGACGTGCTTGGCGCTGGCCTCGTCGGGCGCCGCCTTCAGCGCGCCGAACAGGAAGTCCAGCCCTCGCGTCTTGTCGGCGCCGACCTTCGGCAGCTTGCTCGGCGCCTCCGGCAATTTCTTCTGGTTCTTCGGCGGGGCGACCCTTGGGTCCTGCGCCGACGCAGGCGCCGACACCGCGGCAAACGTCGCGGCGAGGAGAATGGCGAGCTGGCGGCGCGCGCGCGGGAATCTCGTTGCCATCGTCAAAGTCTAGACGCAGCAAAACGCGCTTGCAAAGCAGCAAGACGTCAAAGGCTCGTGATGGCCTGAACTATTCGCGAGGGCCGGAAAGCTGGAATCAGGCTCGCTTCAGCCCGGAATCAACCCTGGCGCGCCTTGAAACGGCGCTGAACCTTGTTGATCACGTAAACCCGGCCCTTGCGGCGGACCAGACGGTTGTTGCGGTGGCGGCCACGCAGCGATTTCAGCGAGTTACGGACCTTCATGGGACAATCCTGATGCTTTGAAAGGCCGTGTTTCGACAGGCCGAAAGTGGCAAAATGAGATTTATCCCGCCAGCGGCCATACCGCCCGGGACGGCCGGTTTCTAAGCCATGCCAGGGCCGAATGTCAATCCGGCAAGCTCCCTGCGGCCTCGATCCGGGTCGCCGCTGCGGCGGGAACCCGCCCGCTGCAGGGACCGAAAAATAAACAAATTGAGTCAAAGGTTTGCACCCGATACCAAGAAGCGCCGTAGCTTGCGGATCAGGTGATTCGGCGGGCTGCGTCGCGCGCAGATATCAAGGGGATTCCGACCTCGGCATGACCTCAGCTTCCAGGCCAACGACCAAGACCGCGGTGCTGGCCGCCGCGGCCGATATCTCTCCGGTTGCCGCCGGTCCTGTTGCTGCGAGGCCGCGGCTGGCGCTGCCCGCGGGCGTCCTGCCGTTTCAGCTCAACTGGCCCTACATCATCGTGATATCAGCCTATCACGGTGCCGCGCTCTTGGCCTTCATGCCCGGCTATTTCAGCTGGAGCGGCTTCCTTGTCGCGATCCTCGGCACTCATCTGTGCGGCCTGTTCGGCATCAACCTCTGCTATCACCGGCTTCTCACCCACCGCGGCCTGAAGTGCCCGAAGTGGCTGGAGCATTCCATGGTGGTGGTGGCGATGTCGTGCCTGCAGGAAACGCCGGCGCGCTGGGTGGCGATCCACCGCCGGCATCATCAGTTCTCCGACGAGCAGCCCGACCCGCATAGCCCGCTCGCCGGTTTCTTCTGGGCCCATATCGGGTGGATCCTGGTCCACCAGCCGGAACTGGCGCGGCTTGGAATCTACGAACGCTACGCCAAGGACATTCTGCGCGATCGCTTCTACGTCGCGCTCGAACGCCATGGCTGGCTGGTCTGGATCAATCTCATCCAGATGCCGCTGTTCTTCGGCGCCGGATTTGCCGCAGCATGGCTGTCAGGCGAGACCACGGCGGCGGCAATGCAGACCGGGCTCAGCATCATGATGTTCGGCGTCTTCGTCCGCACCGTGCTGGTCTGGCACATCACATGGGCGGTCAATTCGGTGACCCATTTGTGGGGCTACCGGAGCTACGAGACCGACGAGGACAGCCGCAACAACATCGTTGTCGGCCTGATCTCCAATGGCGAAGGCTGGCACAACAACCACCATGCCGACCCGCGCTCGGCTCGCCATGGGCTGCGCTGGTGGGAAATGGACAATACCTGGCTCACCATCCGCTTCCTGGCGTGGATTGGCCTTGCCACCGAAGTCGTGGCGCCCAGTGCCCACCTCGCCGGACGGCGCACCGGCGCCAGACTGATCACACGCGGATCGAACGGCGTGCCGGCCGAGTAGAGGCCCGGCCGCATGGCCGCGTCGGCTCCCAATCAAAATATCGAAAACAACCCCATGCAAAGTAACAAGGGGTCGCCGGCATGGATGCCTTGCCCGCAAAAACATTTGACGTGTCGGGCAAATCACCGGCACAATTTTAATATTGCGCATAAATTCGTCACTTGACTCCGACCAGCGCCAACTCGTCCGCCACACTTGGCTTGATGGCTTTCGCCGCCGCGACGTCGGCCTCGCTCCCTGCGAGGTCTCCCTTCCGCCGTTTGGCTATACCGCGTCCATAGAGCGAAATTGCCAATTTCGGATCGACGCGAAGTGCGGCCTCGTAGTCGGCAATGGCGTCGTCGAGCAACCCCATTTTAAGATAGGTGAAGCCGCGGCTATCGAGAATGCGGGCATCGTTAGGTCGTATCCGCAGCGCTTCGTTGCAATCCCCCAGGGCCCTGTCAAAAGCGCCGGCGATCGCCTGCACGTGGCAGCGGTCGTTCAATCTGTGAGCATCTTTGGGATTGAGTTCGAGCGCCCGGGTAAAATCCTGGATGGCACGGTCGTAGTCGTGCTTTCTGCGATAGACAGTTCCCCGCAAGAGGAAATTGTCGGGAGCCGACGGGCTCGGGTTTAGTTCGATCGCCCGAGCATAGTCCACCATGGCGCGGTCCTGCTCGCCATTGAGATCGTAGGCAATGCCCCGATAAACGAAGCCAAGGGGGCAAAGGGGATCGAGTTTGATGGCCTGACCAATGTCCTCAACGGCTCGCCCGTATTCGCGCTTGCTAATGTAGGCCGAGCCACGGATCGCGTAGGCAGCAGCGTTGCCTGGCAGGAGCTTGATTGCCTCGTCGAGGTTCTCAATGGCTCGGTCATATTCGCTCATCCGGGCATAAGCCTGTCCTCGGCCGAAGAAGGCAACGGAGGAATTAGGATTAAGCGCTATTGCCTTATCGAAGTCCTCGACAGCCCGGCTAGGCTCGTCGTTCCTCGTCCGGGCCATGCCTCGCTCGATGTAAAAGAGAGGGTTTATCGGGTTGACGTTGATCGCATGGTCGAATTGCTCGAATGCTTGCTCGTAATTCCCCGCATGCATGTGAAGAACAGCGGCTCTGGCGAACTGGCTACCTTTCCTCATGTCGTATTGAATTTTCGGATCTTTCGCGAAAGCTGCAAGCCCGGCGGTCGGACGACAAGCCGAGACCACCACCTGAGGTAACTTTGGTTCCTCTGCGCGGGCAAAGCTCCCGATTTCACCCAGGATCATCAGAGACTGCGCCGACAGAGCAAATGCCAACCCTGTTCGCCGAAGCCGGAAATGTGTTCTGAAGGCGCAAGCGATGCGAACGCTATAGCTCTGTTGCCACGAACTCACAGTCTGCCTCTGAATATTTCCACGCCGGATACAACGTTAGCATGCATTCTTGTACGGACGCTAGCCAACCGTCTTTGGCGGCACCGCGCATCTCCGATGTCAGCGTTATGGAAATTCCCAAAAAAAATCAGGATGCTTGTGGTTCTTCACGGACGACGAGTTGTACCGGTTCGCCACAACGAATGATCGCCTGCGCGTTGCCGTACTGCGCTTCCGATGCGCGTGCCGAGATTCGAACACCGCTCACGCCGCTACGCCGGCGGAAACCCCACCATCGCCTCCCCGGTCGCGACCTTCTCGCCGGTCTGGTTCTTCACCATGACGTCGATCAGGACCCAGCGCGAATTGGCGGTGACCCCCTTCGATTTCACGATTCCGGTGGGCTGGATGGTGTCGCCCGGCCTGACCGGCTTACAGCGTCGCATACACCTCGCGTTCGAACTTTGCATAGGTGTCCATGAACCGCGGTTCGACGAAGGGCAGCGACTGCGTCATGATGACTGCGGCAACGCCCTTTTTCGGATCGAACCAGTAGTGCGAGTTCAGGACGCCTGCCCAGCTCTGCGAGCCGGCCGACCGCATCCCCGGTACATCCTCTTCCATCCTCAGGAAGCCGAAGCTGTGTGTCCGTCGCGTGTCCGGGAAGGGATCGCAATCCGCCGTCAGCGGCGACACGCTCACCATCCTGCGGAAGTTCAGTCCCTGAAGGCGGTCCGCAAGCATCCAATCCACCGAGGCCTCCGAGAGCAACCGGCGGCTGCCGAGTTGGCCACGACCCAGGAACATCTGCAGGAACTT
The sequence above is drawn from the Bradyrhizobium sediminis genome and encodes:
- a CDS encoding tetratricopeptide repeat protein — encoded protein: MAFALSAQSLMILGEIGSFARAEEPKLPQVVVSACRPTAGLAAFAKDPKIQYDMRKGSQFARAAVLHMHAGNYEQAFEQFDHAINVNPINPLFYIERGMARTRNDEPSRAVEDFDKAIALNPNSSVAFFGRGQAYARMSEYDRAIENLDEAIKLLPGNAAAYAIRGSAYISKREYGRAVEDIGQAIKLDPLCPLGFVYRGIAYDLNGEQDRAMVDYARAIELNPSPSAPDNFLLRGTVYRRKHDYDRAIQDFTRALELNPKDAHRLNDRCHVQAIAGAFDRALGDCNEALRIRPNDARILDSRGFTYLKMGLLDDAIADYEAALRVDPKLAISLYGRGIAKRRKGDLAGSEADVAAAKAIKPSVADELALVGVK
- a CDS encoding MaoC family dehydratase encodes the protein MRRCKPVRPGDTIQPTGIVKSKGVTANSRWVLIDVMVKNQTGEKVATGEAMVGFPPA
- a CDS encoding acyl-CoA desaturase, which encodes MTSASRPTTKTAVLAAAADISPVAAGPVAARPRLALPAGVLPFQLNWPYIIVISAYHGAALLAFMPGYFSWSGFLVAILGTHLCGLFGINLCYHRLLTHRGLKCPKWLEHSMVVVAMSCLQETPARWVAIHRRHHQFSDEQPDPHSPLAGFFWAHIGWILVHQPELARLGIYERYAKDILRDRFYVALERHGWLVWINLIQMPLFFGAGFAAAWLSGETTAAAMQTGLSIMMFGVFVRTVLVWHITWAVNSVTHLWGYRSYETDEDSRNNIVVGLISNGEGWHNNHHADPRSARHGLRWWEMDNTWLTIRFLAWIGLATEVVAPSAHLAGRRTGARLITRGSNGVPAE
- the ykgO gene encoding type B 50S ribosomal protein L36, which translates into the protein MKVRNSLKSLRGRHRNNRLVRRKGRVYVINKVQRRFKARQG